The following proteins come from a genomic window of Salvia hispanica cultivar TCC Black 2014 chromosome 4, UniMelb_Shisp_WGS_1.0, whole genome shotgun sequence:
- the LOC125224225 gene encoding protein EXPRESSION OF TERPENOIDS 1-like: MSGRDMINCQDCGNQAKKDCEHMRCRTCCKSRGFPCQTHVKSTWVPAARRRERLLSRGDSLKRLRENTSAAGGFEVAGQFPPEVNSPAVFRCVRVSAVDDVEETLAYQTAVNIGGHVFKGILYDQGPEGRYHSGGGESSSGGGGPQQHHLSAAAAPPPTSNLNASMLDPSMYSSGYMSGTQYFLPPRP; the protein is encoded by the exons ATGAGCGGAAGAGACATGATCAACTGTCAAGACTGTGGGAATCAAGCCAAGAAAGACTGCGAGCACATGAGGTGTCGCACCTGCTGCAAGAGCCGCGGCTTCCCTTGCCAGACCCACGTCAAGAGCACCTGGGTCCCCGCCGCCCGCCGCCGCGAGAGGCTCCTCTCTCGCGGCGACAGCCTCAAGCGCCTCCGGGAGAATACCTCCGCCGCCGGAG ggtttgaggTGGCGGGGCAGTTTCCGCCGGAAGTGAACTCTCCGGCGGTTTTCCGGTGCGTGAGGGTTAGCGCGGTGGACGACGTGGAGGAGACTTTGGCCTATCAGACGGCGGTGAACATCGGCGGCCATGTTTTTAAAGGAATTCTCTATGATCAAGGCCCTGAAGGCCGTTACCATAGCGGTGGAGGAGAGAGCTCCTCGGGCGGTGGAGGGCCGCAGCAGCATCATCTGAGCGCTGCAGCGGCCCCACCCCCGACGAGCAACTTGAATGCCTCGATGCTAGACCCATCGATGTATTCGAGTGGCTACATGTCGGGTACGCAATATTTCTTGCCACCAAGGCCTTGA